CATTAACCGGAGGTGGGAGAATACCTAGACCTGGTGAAGTATCCCTGAGCCATTATGGCGTTCTGTTCCTTGATGAGTTACCAGAATTTAGTAGAGCTCTATTGGAAACACTAAGGCAGCCTTTAGAAGAACGACAGATTCATTTATCTAGGGTAAATGGTTCTTTTACCTATCCTGCAGATTTTATGCTGATTGCGGCAATGAATCCCTGTCCATGTGGTTATTATGGTAGCAACAATAGCTGTAATTGTACAGCTTCGCAGGTAAAGCGATATATTTCTAAAATATCGGGACCATTGCTCGACCGCATCGATCTCATTGTAGAAACATCTGCTGTAGAGTACAAGGAATTAACTGAAAGTAAAGAGGCTGAGTGCTCTGAAAAGATTAGAGCGAGAGTGGAAAAGGCGAGAGATATACAAATAGAGCGATATAAAAAGACGAAATACTTGTTTAATTCTCAATTAGGTGGTGCTTCAATAAAAAAATACTGTGTATTGACGCCAACAGCAAAAAAATTAATGAACTTAGCTTATGATAAAATGAACCTAAGCGCTAGAGGGTATAGCAGAATTTTGAAGGTTTCTAGAACCATAGCAGATCTGGACAGCAGTGATTTAATTGAAGAGAAACACCTAGCAGAAGCATTGCAGTATCGGAATATCAATGAATTGATTCCATAAATTTTAGCGGGGGGAATTTAGATGGAGTTAAAGGAAAGAAATATCCTCATATGGCTGAGTCATATCGAAGGAATTAGCAATAAGGATATTGAGAAGCTTATCAAATACTTCAATACTTTGGATGAATTATGGACTGCTGATGTTCGGCATATCAAAAATGCTTTAGGTAATAGGGGGATAATTATTGAGAAAATAATAAAAAATAGGAATAGGGAATTTTTCAGCAAGGTTTTCAAAAATATCGATAAATATGTTATAGAATGCCTAACAATTTATGACGAAAACTATCCGGAAAAATTAAGAAACATATATGATCCTCCCTATGTAATATATATGAAAGGAAACAAGGAATATCTAAACATACCATTAATCGCCATTGTGGGAGCGAGAAAGTGTACTGCTTATGGAAAATGGGCTGCCTATCAATTTTCAAAGGAACTAGCACAGTGGGGAATTGGAACCATCAGTGGATTAGCTCTAGGGATCGATACCAACAGCCATAAAGGTGCTTTAGACGGTACAGGAAATACTGTGGGTGTTCTAGGCTGTGGCTTAGATCAATGCTATCCAGCGTCTAATGAGCGATTAATGAGTACGATGATTGAAAATGGATGTGTTCTTTCGGAATATCCTCTGGGCATGCCACCTTTAAAACATCACTTCCCGGCAAGAAATAGAATTATTAGCGCCCTTTCCGACGGCGTAATTGTCATCGAAGCATCGGAAAAAAGCGGGGCTTTAATCACTGTAGAATATGCTCTAGATCAGGGAAAAGACATATATGCTTTACCTGGAAACATCAATAGCCTACAGAGCAAAGGGACCAATCGATTGATAAGAGACGGTGCCAAAATATTACTGGATATTGAAGATGTCATTGAAAGTTTAAAATATAGATATTCCATCAGCAAAAAACAGATAGAAAAATCGACTCAAGAAGAATTAAGCCCATTAGAAAAAAGGGTATATGAAATCATCAGGAGAAATCCAATTCATATTGATTTGCTCTATAATGAAACAAGATTGCATCCTTGGGAATTAAACCCAATATTGACGATACTAGAAATCAAAGGGTATATCATCCAAATATCTGGTAAAACATTTACAGTACCCAAATAAATTGATATAATGTATAAGCTTGATTTTGTCTAATGTCGATAGAGAAATCACAGCATAATGGAGGTGTATGAATTGACAAAATCTTTAGTAATTGTTGAGTCGCCGGCAAAAGCAAAGACCATAGAAAAATTTTTAGGGAAAAATTATGTTGTAAAAGCATCCGTTGGACATATTATTGACCTGCCGAAAAGCAAGCTCGGTGTTGATATAGATAATAACTTTGAACCGCAATATATCACCATAAGAGGTAAGGGCCCAGTTTTAAAAGAGATTAAAACTCTGGCCAAGAAATCAAAGAATGTATATCTAGCAACGGACCCCGATAGAGAAGGGGAAGCAATCTCTTGGCATCTTGCAAGAGCTTTAGGAATAGAAGCAAGCGATGACTGTAGAATTGAATTTAATGAAATCACAAAAAATGCGATTAAAAGTGCCATAAAAAAGCCAAGACCGATTAATCAAGATCTCGTAGATGCACAACAAGCAAGAAGAGTCTTAGATAGACTTGTAGGGTACCAGATTAGCCCTTTGCTTTGGAAGAATGTTAGAAAAGGATTGAGTGCAGGTAGAGTTCAATCTGTAGCTACCAAATTAATTATCGATCGTGAAGAAGAGATAAAGAATTTTAAACCCGAGGAGTATTGGACTTTAAGTTTAAAAATAAAGACCAAAAATAATGAAAATTTTGAAATAAAGTTTCAAAACGATAATTTAGGGAATAAAGAAATACATACGGAAGCAGAAGTTGATCGAATTCTAAATCATATACAAAACCACGAGGCTATTGTTACAAGTGTTAAAAAAGGTGAGAAAAAAAGAAACCCTAATTTACCGTTTACAACCAGTACTTTACAGCAGGAAGCTGCTAATAAACTAGGTTTTTCCACAAAAAAAACCATGTCATTAGCTCAGCAGCTCTATGAGGGAATCGATATTGGGAAAAGTGGTACGGTGGGATTAATTAGTTATATTAGAACGGATTCTACGAGAATATCTCAAGAATCATCCGAATCCTGCAAAAATTACATCCATGAAAATATTGGCGAAAGTTATTATCATAGTGAAACTAAGGAAAGAAAAGAAAATAAGGGCAAAAAAAATATTCAAGATGCCCATGAAGGTATCAGGCCAACCGATGTATATCGGCATCCAGACTTAATTAAAGGATTTCTATCCAAGGATCAATACACTTTATATAAACTCATTTGGCAACGGTTCGTAGCCAGCCAGATGGCACCGGCTGTGTACGATACTTTGAATGTAGAGTTTGATATCAATAAAGTTATATTTAAGGCCACAGGCTCTATACTTCGTTTTGAGGGCTTTTTAAAGGTGTATAGCTATGCCAATGTTTCTGAGAATATTAATATACCAGATTTAGCGGAAGGTGAAGTTGTTACTGTATTAGAGCAAATGCCGAAACAGCATTTTACCCAACCTCCTGGAAGGTATTCAGAAGCTACTTTAGTTAAAACCATGGAAGATTTAGGCATAGGAAGACCTAGTACATACTCACCTACAATATCCACCATACTTTCCAGAGGTTATGTAGAGAAAGAGGGTAAAAGTTTAACCGCAACAGAATTGGGATATATAATCAATGAAATTTTAGAAGATTATTTCTCTAAGATCATCGATACGAACTTCACGGCGAAATTGGAACAGAGCTTAGACTATATTGAAGAAGGAACACAGGATTGGAAAAAACTTATTTCTGAATTTTACGAGGATTTTAAAGTGATGCTGTTGAATGCAGAAGAACATATGGAAGAAATTAACCTAGTTGAAGAAAGTGACGAGAAATGTTCTAAATGTGATTCTGTAATGTTAATTAAGCACGGCCGATACGGCAAATTTCTCGCTTGTTCAAATTATCCAGAATGTGAAGAAACAAAGCCTTTTCTATATAAGATAGGCGTAAGTTGCCCAAAATGTGAATCTGGTGATGTCATAGAAAAGCGTTCTAAAAAAGGCAGACTATTTTATGGATGTAGTACCTTTCCAGACTGTAGATTCGTATCTTGGAACAGGCCAACGGGTAAGAAATGTCCTACATGTGGTGATATATTGGTATACAAGAAGACTAAAAAAAGCGAGAAAAATATTTGTATCAACAAAGAATGTGGTTTTGAGGAAGAAATTGAAAATTGAAAATTTTCAAATTTAACAAAAAATATGTTGAAATTAGATAATGAATATGCTACCATTCTTATTAGTGTTTATATTGTAATTGTTTTCAAAATTACATTTAGTTAGATATTGTCCTTGAACTTTGAGATAGAATATAAGGAAAACTAATGACTTAACATTGTGAGTTAAAATCTAAGGAGGAAAAAAAATGTGCGAAACACTTTTAGGCAAAACCAGAAAAATTAATAAAATTTTGCAACAATCAGCCGATTCAAATATTTCATTTAATGAAGTTTGTAAAATTCTAAGTGAAATTTTAGATGCAAATGCATACGTCGCAAGTTCAAAAGGAAAGGTTTTAGGAGTTAGTTTAACGGATACCTCAGATTGTCCTATTGTAACGGATGAAAAAACAGGAGAAAAAAGATTTCCAGAGGAGTATAATGAACAATTATTGCATGTATCAGAAACCAGAGCCAATATCACTAAGGATGAACTTCTTTCCATATTCAAATACGACATTGATAGCTATGAAAAATTAGTGACCATTGTACCGATCAACGGTAGTGGTCAAAGACTAGGAACTTTAGTATTGGCTAGATTTGAACGTGAATTTAATGATGATGATTTGGTTATGGCAGAATATAGTTCAACAGTGGTTGGAATGGAAATTATGCGCTCTGAATCAGAAGCCATAGAAGCGGAAGCTAGAAAAAAAGCAGTTGTTCAAATGGCAATAGGAACACTATCTTATTCAGAGCTAGAGGCTGTAGAACATATTTTTAGTGAGCTAGAAGGGGAAGAAGGGTTGCTTGTTGCCAGCAAGATTGCAGATAGAGTTGGTATCACACGCTCTGTTATTGTCAATGCATTAAGAAAATTTGAAAGTGCTGGTGTTATAGAATCAAGATCTCTTGGTATGAAAGGAACACATATTAGAATATTAAACGATCATCTTCTCGATGAATTGAAAAAATTAAAGCGATAAACTTTAATTAAAACCGTAGCATTGTAACCTTTTGATTTTATTAAAAAAGCTCAACTAAAGAACTATATTTAGCTGAGCTTTTTTAGTGCTTGGGTCCTGAATGTGAAAAATATGTAAAAAAAAGAAGGGAAAAAGATTATCTTGTCAAATATAATATACTGTTCATGCAAAGTATTTTTTTGTAATTATAAAAAAAGGGGTATTAATTATAAATAGAAGTAAATACATTTGCATATTTAATCTGTTTAAAATAGCTGTATATAGTGTAGATGCCTTATAGAGAAACTATATAGTTGTTTGTTTTATACAGATATATTAAATCATAAAGCTGATGTTAAACCTGTATTAAATTAAAGATTTATGACTAAAAATGTTGTATAATGTTTATAAAAGAAGATAAGTGTCAAGCTTATAAAGATCTGAAAAATTATGGGAGGTAAATATGTATAATAATATTAACATTTTAACAAAAGCTCTAGACGCTTCTTGGAGAAGAAACGAGGTTATTACAAATAACATTGCCAATGCTGAAACTCCTAATTTCAAAAGATCGGATGTTATATTTGAAGATGTTTTAAGGGAACATTTAAATGCATCCAAATTAAAAGGAACAATTACGAATGCGAACCATATTCCGATTAATGGCGGACATTTAAAAGATATTCAACCTCAAATAAAAACAGATCATACCTACAGTGCCCGAATCGATAACAATAATGTAGAAATTGATGTTGAAATGGCTGAAAGAGCTAAAAATGAAATTATGTATAATTTACTAACAACAAGAATTCAAAGTGGATTTAAAAAAATAAAATACGTTATTAATGAAGGGAAGTAGTTTTTATGTCAATATTTAACTCATTGAATATAAGCGCCTCTGGGTTAACGGCTGAAAGATTAAGAATGGATATCGCAACAAAAAACATAGCAAATGCGAATACCACTAGAACTTCAAATGGGACCCCTTATAGGAGACAGGTTGTTGTTTTTAAAACGAAAGATGCACCAACCCCTTTTTCAGAACACCTCAAGCGTTCTGGTGGAAGTCCATCTAAAATGAATGGTGTTGAAGTTTCCTCTATACAAAATGATACTGCTCCATATAAAAGCGTTTATGAACCAGGTCATCCCGATGCTGATGAAAATGGCTATGTAAAAATGCCCAACGTAGATATCATGACAGAAATGGCGAATATGATTTCTGCTTCAAGAGCCTATGAAGCAAATATTACAGCAATGAATGGCACCAAGAGCATGTTTCTCAAAACTTTAGAAATTGGTAAGTAAAGGAGATAGAACAAGTGGAAATTAGTAATATTAATCAACTAACCCCAATAAAATTAAATTCTACAAGCACTTCTAAAGAAAGATCTGACGATACGATCTCATTCTCTTCGTTTTTAAATGAATCTTTAAATAAGGTGGTTGAATTAGAAAAAGAATCACAAGATTATACGATGAAACTAGTAACAGGGGAAATCGATAATTTAAGTGATGTTATGATTGCAGCAGAGAAGGCTGACATTGCACTTCAGTTAACGATGCAAATTAGAAACAAAGTTCTGGATGCTTATAGAGAAATAATGAGGATGCAGATTTAATTGTAGCAGAAGAGAGGTGAGTTAATGTCGGAATCTATAAATCAGATTAGAAATCAATTAAACGAGTATTTTCAGGGAATGGACAAAAAAAAGAAAATAATGCTGGCATCAGGAACCATATTTATACTTTTGGCTTTAACTGGAATTATATATTATTTTTCTCGCCCTGAATATGTTGAACTGTATAGCAACCTTAGACCAGAACAAACTGGTGAAATTATAGAAAGACTTACGGAAAACAACATAAAGGCTAAGTTTGGTCAAACCAGCGGTATTATCTTGGTGCCTAAGGAAGACCAGAAAAGAGCGCAGGTTGTCGTAGCTACAGAGGGGTTACCATCAGCAAAATTCTCTTTTGAAGACGTATTCTCTGGCAACTCATTTATGATGACCAGTGAAGAAAAATCCAAGCAATATGTATATGCGCTTCAAAACTACTTAGCCAGCATCATCGAAGAAATTAATGGTGTAAAAAGTGCAAATGTAGCTTTAGTTGTTCCGGAAAATTCAGGTTTTATACTTAAAAACAACAATAATTTAGCAAAAGCATCTGTAAGGCTTGATTTGCAAGGCAATGCCATTTTAGATAAAAACAGTATCAATGGTATTGCTATTTTAGTGTCAAATGCAGTTGAAGGACTATCTCCGGAAAATGTAACCATCCATGGTAGTGACGGTCGAGTTTTAAATACAGACTCCGATGAAGACTCGGATGTATTTGCATCCAATAATAATCTGGCACTGCAACAAAGTGTTAAAGAAAAACTTGAGGAAAGTATTACGAACTTTTTATCCAATGTTTATGGATATGGCAACATCGTTGTTATGGCAAATGTAAAACTAGACTTCGATAGTGAAGTCACAGAGATTAAAGAGTTTGCACCGCCAATAGAAGGTGAAACCACAGGCATACCAAGAAGCTTACAGGAATTGAGCAAAGAATCGGTCAATGGAGGCACAGGTGGAGCTCCAGGTACACCTACCAATGCAGATGACGATACAGACCCTGCCCAATATGTGGTAGGAGATGAAGAATACTCTACTTATTCTGAAGCAAGCCGAACCATAAACTACGAAATAAATGAGCTCTACAAAAAAATAGTAAAAGCACAAGGGCAAGTGAAGGATATTACGGTAGCAGTATTTGTGAATAGTGCGGCATTAGCAGATGGAGATTTAACTGCAGAACAAAGAACAGATTTAGCCAATATTATTTCTGCAGCAGCAGGATTGGATACAAAAGTGGTTCAAGTTGGCGTTCAGCAATTTAATAACGGAGCTATGGAACCAGGGGATAGTTTAGCAGGTACAAGCTCTTCATCATTACCATTATGGGCAATTGGAATGATAGCAGTTGCTTTAGTTGGTATAACTTATTTAATAGCAAGTAGTAGGGCGAAGAATAAAAACAAGGCAATGGAGCCACTGGAAGAGATGATCATTCCAGAAACCATAGCGGAAATAGACTTAGAGCTATCTGGTTCTCAAGTGAAGCAGCAAATTGAAAAGCTTGTCAGCAAAAAACCAGAAGCTGTTGCACAACTTTTAAAAAATTGGTTGAACGAAGATTAGAGGTGAGTATATGGCCAAGAAGGTATCAAGGGGAGAAATTACAGGAAGAGAAAAGGCTGCAATTTTATTAATTAGCTTAGGGCCTGAATATTCTGCTCAAATTTTTAAACATTTAAATAATGAAGAAATCGAAGAACTTACGTTGGAAATAGCTAATATGAGAAAGGTATCTCCAGAAGAGAAAGATAAAGTATTGGATGAGTTTTATGAAATTTGTATCGCACAGGAATATATTTCTGAGGGTGGTATTAATTACGCAAAGGATGTTCTCGAGAAAGCACTGGGTTCTCAGAAAGCAATGGATATTATCAACAAATTGACAGCATCACTGCAGGTGAAGCCTTTCGATTTTGCTAGAAAAGCGGACCCGAGTCAATTACTTAACTTTATACAAAATGAGCATCCACAAACCATTGCATTGATACTTGCTTATCTATCTTCTTCCCAATCAGCGCAAATACTTTCTGCATTACCGCAGGTAAAGCAGGCAGAAGTGGCACAGAGAATTGCAACGATGGATAGAACCTCACCAGAAGTTATCCGGGAGGTTGAGCTCGTATTAGAACGAAAACTATCTTCTTTAGTAAACCAAGACTATACAAGTGCAGGCGGTATACAATCTATTGTTGATATACTGAACTCCGTTGATAGAGGTACTGAGAAGAACATTATGGATACACTGGAAATACAAGATATAGAGTTAGTAGAGGAAATCAGAAAGAGAATGTTCGTATTTGAAGATATTATGGGCTTAGATAGTACATCCATCCAAAGATTTATCAGAGAAACTGATAATAAGGAACTGGCGGTTGCATTAAAAGGGGCAACAAAGGAAGTGGCAGATGTTATCTATGCGAATATGTCAAAACGTATGGCAGAGATGATCAAAGAGGATATGGACTTCATGGGACCTGTTAGATTACGTGATGTAGAAGAAGCACAACAAAACATTGTTAATATTATCAGAAGATTAGAAGACGCGGGAGAAATCATCATTTCTCGAGGTGGAGGAGATGAAATAATTGTCTAGGGTTTATAAGCAGAGGCAAATCGTTATTGGCGAAGAACAAATCATAGAGCTAAATATCACGCCAGTAATAAAAAACAGAGAAACCCAAAGTTTAGACTTAGGAGAAACTGATTCCTCGGATCAATTATTTGATACAGAACAAGAAATCACTGAAAGCTCGGAAGAACTATTACTTCAAGCAAAAGAAGAAGCGGAGTTAATCTTAGCAAACGCAAGGATAGAGAGTGAAAGAATTCTTCATAGCGCCAATGAGGAAGGCCAAAATCTTATTGCACAAGCACAGAATAGAGCTGGTGAAATAGAAGAAAACGCAAGAAATAAGGGTTACAGTGAAGGTTTTTTAAAAGGAAGAGAAGAAGGATATGATCAAGTAGATGCCCTCATACAAGAGGCAATAGATATAAAGCAAAATACTTTATTAGAGAAAAAAGCTGTAGCAAAATCTTTAGAAGGCGAAATCGTTGAACTAGTTATTTCTAGTATCAGAAAAGTTATCGATCATGAAGTAGAGAAAGAAAATCAGTTATTATTGAATCTAGTTAGAAAAGGCATTGAAAAATGCGTGTACACAGATAGTTTAATCATTCGTGTCAGCACAGAGAATTATGAAGTCGTAAACTCCTCTAAAAATAAAATCTATTTAATGACGGAAGGTATCGACCATATAGAAGTGAAGCAAGATCCAGCATTACAAAGTGGCAGTATTATTATAGAGACTGTATCTGGAACAGTGGAGGCTAGTATTCAAACTCAAATCGCACAGATTGAATCTTTGTTCTATGATATTTTAAAAGGCGAGTGATCCTATGGAAACCATTTCTTTAAAAAAATATGAAGAAGCACTTTCGAAGCTAGATCTAATCAAATATACTGGATATGTTTCACAAGTAATCGGACTAACCATAGAATCCGTAGGACCAGCGGTAAAACTTGGAGAAATGTGTAAGATATATTCCCTTAAGGGAACGGAGCCTATTTTATCTGAGGTTGTTGGCTTTAAAGAAAAAAAAGTATTATTAATGCCATTAGGTGAAATGGAAGGCATCGGTCCGGGCAGTAAAGTTGAAGCCTTAGGAATTACAATGCAGGTAAGCGTTGGAGAGGAACTTTTAGGACGTGTTTTGGATGGGCTAGGTAACCCTATTGATGATAAGGAGCTGTTAAACACCAATAAGACATACCCAGTTATGGCTGCACCTCCCAATCCATTGAAGCGTACTAAAATTAACGAGCCCTTAGCCCTAGGAGTGAAAACTCTGGATGGACTGCTGACCTGTGGCAATGGTCAAAGAATCGGAATATTTGCAGGGAGTGGGGTTGGAAAAAGTACGCTCCTTGGCATGATCGCCAGAAATACACAGGCAGATATCAATGTTATCGCCCTAATTGGAGAGCGGGGGAGAGAAGTTCGGGAATTTATAGAAAATGATTTACAAGAAGAAGGATTAAAACGTTCCGTTGTTATTGTAGCAACCTCCGATCAACCAGCTCTCATCAGAAAAAAAGGGGCTTTACTGGCAACGGCTGTTGCAGAGTATTTTAGAGATCAAGGAAAAAATGTAATCTTAATGATGGACTCCTTAACGAGGTTCTCTATGGCTCAAAGGGAAGTTGGGCTAGCCGTCGGTGAACCTCCTGTAAGTAGGGGCTATACCCCCTCTGTATTTGCAGAGCTGCCTAAATTACTAGAGAGGTCGGGTACATCAGATAAAGGCTCGATTACAGGGTTATATACGGTTTTAGTAGACGGTGATGATATGAATGAACCCATTGCCGATACCGTTCGAGGAATACTGGATGGTCATATTGTTCTATCTAGAAAAATTGCCAACAGAAATCATTATCCTGCCATCGATGTATTAGCAAGTGTTAGTAGGGTAATGCCGAATATCGTAGAGAAGAAGCATCTACTAATCGCAAATGAGATCAAGGAACTATTATCTACATATAATAGTTCGGAGGATCTAATAAATATAGGGGCCTATATCAAGGGAACCAATAGAAGGATTGATGAATCCATCAATAAAATAGATAGTATCAATTCATTTTTGAGACAGGATGTACATGATAAAACTACTCTAGAAGATGCAATTACTATGATGGAAGAAATTGTAACGTAGGAGGAGAGCATATTGGGGAAATTTGTTTTTCGATTTAATACAATCTTGAATACAAAAGAAAAAATTGAAGATGATAGAAAAAATAAATTAGGTCTATCTATGAAAAAATTAGCACAAGAAAAAGAAGAATTAAAAGCCTTGGCAGATAAAAGAAATAATTTGATAGAACAGTGGCAGACAAAATCAAGTGATATAGTGAAGATTTCAGACCTTAGGGCTTTATCCAATAATTTAGAATTGATGCAGAACTTTATAGATAAACAAAATAAAGTGGTAGAACTATCAGAGATGGATGCGTTCAATAAAAGAAAAGAATTAATTGAAGCTTCCAAAGAAAAAAAGGTGTTTCAAAAATTAAGAGAAAAAGATTTTGAAGAATACAAATATATTGAGCTTAAAAAAGAATATGAGTTAGTTGATGAACTTGTTTCCTATAAAGCTTCTAACAGATAAAGGGTGATCAGATGACAGTTTCTAACGAGCAATTAAATAAAAACTCTATTTTTAAAACAATATTGATTATTGTGATATCCTTTATCTCACTGCCATTAATTATTCTAACCATCATGTATTTTTCAAATGAGGATTTCAAGGACAATGCCAACAAGGTTTTATCGGTGTTGCCTGGAAAAGCAGGTGTTTATTTTCAGTCTGTTCCTACAAAAATGGAGCGTGAGGACATCAAAAAGGATATCGCAAAACATTACATAACCTTAGATGAAAATCGAATTTTGGATAAGTTATTAATTGTAAAGGGCGAGAACGAACAACTCTATAGTGACTTAGTGGTTTTAATGAGTAAAGAAAATCCAAATAAGATGAAGAAGGTTAAGGAACAGTTAAAGGTTTTAAAAATAAAAGAGGATCCCATCAATCGAATTTTAGATGAAATCGATAAAGAAAGTGAAGAAAAAATTAATTCACTTCAAAAATATTATACCTCTTTGAAACTTTCTCAAGCCATTGATGAAATTGAAAGAACATATGCCAGTAATGAAATATCCATAGATGAACTCGTCCGGCTATTTCAAAACTTAAAAGCAGAACAAGCAGCAAAGTATGCTTTCTATTTGAACGATGACATCGTAAAGCAAATTGAGTATAAACTTCCGAAAGACGTATTAAGAGGAATTGAAAAGAAAAAACAAGAGTTAAAAAGTAATCAAAAAAAATTATTAGATCTATCCCTGGAATATGAAAACAAAAAAATTGAAGAAACATTGATGGAATTAGGAAATACCAATCAATATAATATGGAGCAATTAGCAGTAATTTTTAAAGGATTATCCATCAATAAATCCGC
Above is a genomic segment from Alkaliphilus oremlandii OhILAs containing:
- the fliI gene encoding flagellar protein export ATPase FliI; amino-acid sequence: METISLKKYEEALSKLDLIKYTGYVSQVIGLTIESVGPAVKLGEMCKIYSLKGTEPILSEVVGFKEKKVLLMPLGEMEGIGPGSKVEALGITMQVSVGEELLGRVLDGLGNPIDDKELLNTNKTYPVMAAPPNPLKRTKINEPLALGVKTLDGLLTCGNGQRIGIFAGSGVGKSTLLGMIARNTQADINVIALIGERGREVREFIENDLQEEGLKRSVVIVATSDQPALIRKKGALLATAVAEYFRDQGKNVILMMDSLTRFSMAQREVGLAVGEPPVSRGYTPSVFAELPKLLERSGTSDKGSITGLYTVLVDGDDMNEPIADTVRGILDGHIVLSRKIANRNHYPAIDVLASVSRVMPNIVEKKHLLIANEIKELLSTYNSSEDLINIGAYIKGTNRRIDESINKIDSINSFLRQDVHDKTTLEDAITMMEEIVT
- the fliJ gene encoding flagellar export protein FliJ, with protein sequence MGKFVFRFNTILNTKEKIEDDRKNKLGLSMKKLAQEKEELKALADKRNNLIEQWQTKSSDIVKISDLRALSNNLELMQNFIDKQNKVVELSEMDAFNKRKELIEASKEKKVFQKLREKDFEEYKYIELKKEYELVDELVSYKASNR